The following are encoded in a window of Bacillota bacterium genomic DNA:
- a CDS encoding HAMP domain-containing protein — translation MLGLSKGSLILQKRHLASRLIMYVTLLLVAVMAVTTAIAIRSESVRILDQMRKDGVTLAESYALSIENAMVTDSGISRIVDEARTSAGVRYLRIYGQKGRFLTRADLLSEEQAPPMDVFSQFDVRPEDPLLAKVVETRAPADELQHLASGETIFRVMVPLYFFGSMVGAVEVGMDLGTMRTAIRQATLQSVALTVAAIIVGSLGVLWLALKITRPLSVLTAAARRAASGDLSTRIDAHTGDEIEDLAAAFNVMAENLGTSMANLKTAYRELERHTATICELKEYTDNILAAIPTGVITVDASGIVTTVNPAACRMLDINDGVPPVSCPVQQALRNLPPLVDLVSDSMAARRSCPSREISVASPHRATFLVNTAVMTDQGGGFAGIAVTLQDITWQKDLQAKATRQDRLAELGRMAAAIAHEVRNPIGSIRSCARYIRSKAEDREVSELLDIVIKESDRLNLLVQQLLDFAQPHSTMPKFTDIGRILSDIASLVGPRAEAGGIRVSLRLADIPGCFVDEDRIRQAFLNVCINALEAMEGMEASPAPQASQGSAEATDRTWRKETGECPLEESPRDQRSLDIACCYDTPSRSIRVAFADTGPGIDPDVLPHIFEPFYTTRKRGTGLGLAIVKQIVEEHGGSVSVVSPYPAACGHGALFEILLPAPYDCLTTSEAGCGVSPRPSSDTPEEGGIVRVSGDTRGRR, via the coding sequence ATGCTGGGGCTCTCGAAAGGCAGCCTCATCCTCCAAAAGCGGCACCTGGCGAGTCGCCTGATCATGTATGTGACGTTGCTCCTGGTTGCGGTGATGGCGGTGACCACCGCTATCGCAATCCGGAGCGAGAGCGTGCGCATCCTTGATCAAATGCGTAAAGATGGCGTCACGCTCGCAGAGTCGTACGCGCTCTCGATCGAAAACGCCATGGTGACCGACTCCGGCATCTCCCGCATCGTGGACGAGGCGAGGACGTCCGCGGGCGTAAGGTACCTGCGGATCTACGGCCAAAAGGGCCGGTTCCTCACCAGGGCCGACCTGCTCTCCGAGGAACAGGCTCCGCCCATGGATGTTTTCTCGCAGTTCGACGTGAGGCCGGAGGACCCGCTTCTCGCAAAGGTCGTGGAGACCCGCGCTCCTGCCGATGAACTGCAGCATCTCGCCTCGGGCGAAACGATCTTCCGGGTGATGGTTCCGCTCTACTTCTTCGGCAGCATGGTCGGTGCCGTCGAAGTTGGCATGGACCTCGGCACCATGCGAACGGCCATCCGTCAGGCGACACTGCAATCGGTGGCTCTGACCGTGGCTGCGATAATCGTAGGATCGCTGGGCGTCCTGTGGCTGGCGCTCAAGATCACGCGGCCGCTAAGCGTCCTCACGGCGGCTGCAAGGCGGGCAGCGTCCGGCGACCTTTCAACTAGGATCGATGCTCACACGGGCGACGAGATCGAAGATCTCGCTGCAGCGTTTAACGTGATGGCGGAGAATCTCGGCACGTCCATGGCGAATCTGAAGACAGCCTATCGCGAACTCGAGCGGCACACCGCCACCATTTGCGAACTCAAAGAGTACACTGACAACATCCTTGCCGCCATCCCCACAGGCGTGATAACCGTGGACGCGTCCGGCATCGTCACCACTGTGAACCCCGCGGCGTGCAGGATGCTGGACATCAACGACGGCGTGCCACCAGTGTCCTGTCCTGTCCAGCAAGCCCTTCGAAACCTCCCGCCCCTCGTGGACCTCGTTTCCGACTCCATGGCCGCGAGGAGATCCTGTCCCAGCCGCGAGATCTCGGTGGCGTCGCCTCATCGTGCCACGTTCCTAGTCAACACCGCTGTCATGACAGACCAGGGGGGCGGTTTCGCCGGAATAGCTGTCACGCTGCAGGACATCACCTGGCAGAAAGACCTTCAGGCGAAGGCTACGCGGCAGGACCGCCTTGCAGAATTGGGCCGCATGGCGGCGGCCATCGCCCACGAGGTCCGCAACCCCATCGGGTCCATCAGGTCTTGCGCCCGGTACATACGATCGAAAGCTGAGGATCGTGAGGTCTCCGAGCTCCTCGACATCGTTATAAAGGAGTCGGACCGCCTCAACCTGCTCGTTCAACAGCTCCTTGATTTCGCGCAGCCGCACTCCACCATGCCGAAGTTCACCGACATCGGAAGGATCCTTTCGGACATCGCAAGCCTGGTGGGTCCACGTGCCGAAGCAGGCGGGATCCGTGTGTCGCTCAGGCTGGCAGATATTCCTGGGTGCTTCGTGGACGAGGACAGAATCAGGCAAGCCTTTCTGAACGTCTGCATCAACGCTCTTGAGGCCATGGAAGGGATGGAGGCCTCCCCTGCGCCCCAAGCCTCCCAGGGCTCGGCGGAGGCGACGGATCGGACGTGGCGCAAGGAGACGGGCGAGTGTCCGCTGGAGGAAAGCCCTCGGGACCAGCGTAGCCTGGATATCGCCTGTTGCTATGACACCCCCTCGCGATCCATACGGGTCGCGTTTGCCGACACCGGACCGGGCATTGATCCTGACGTCCTTCCCCACATCTTTGAGCCTTTCTACACCACCCGAAAGCGTGGAACCGGGCTCGGCCTCGCCATCGTCAAGCAGATCGTGGAGGAACACGGCGGGAGCGTATCCGTGGTGAGTCCGTACCCGGCCGCGTGCGGGCACGGTGCGCTCTTTGAGATCTTGCTCCCCGCCCCATATGACTGCCTCACGACGTCCGAGGCGGGATGCGGCGTAAGCCCGAGGCCTTCCTCGGACACCCCGGAAGAAGGAGGAATCGTGCGTGTCTCTGGGGATACTCGTGGTAGACGATGA
- the abc-f gene encoding ABC-F type ribosomal protection protein: protein MVVIQAKGVSKSYGVNTVIAEVSFRINAGEKIGLVGRNGAGKTTLLRLLAGLEPPDSGEIIISEGVRMGVVEQDPVFDSNAPLIEWVYTGLQELLDLERAIAVLSREMSVPEVADSPARLKKVMRDFAALTEEFERRDGYSVDSRVAGVLAGLGFSPEDRARPVGSFSGGERTRAALARALLARPEVLLLDEPTNHLDIPARVWLEDFLADYDGTVIVISHDRQFLDCVASRILEIEDHKLVEFAGNYSRYVEEKRRRLAQQETAYELQQREIARLEDVLRRYTALSARNNKFARRAEDIRKKLARVERIEKPNLNRKSMGFLLPTAGHSGDKVLQAKDLSMRFGDKVLFQNANMVVRRGEHVGIVGRNGAGKSTLLHIITGRKEPSEGSVRLGAGVVVGYYDQQHADLAPDRTVLEEILGSTGMNPQEARNLLGRFLFRGDDVFKRIRDLSGGERSRVELARIMASGCNLLVMDEPTNHLDIESIEVLEDALSAYEGTLLVVSHDRYFLERVADRIIEVENGRIVDYPGGYAYYVEKKLAGEAGGKGASAPASEEGGTRAIPSGRRPGKAPRPARAGAGEGPGREEGGYPDTDVLEKEIIELEAVIKQLNAELADLEIYLYPDRMAEKARCLAEAERRLDECYRRWEALTGETV, encoded by the coding sequence TTGGTGGTTATCCAGGCAAAGGGAGTATCCAAATCGTACGGCGTAAACACGGTTATCGCGGAGGTGTCGTTCCGCATCAACGCCGGGGAGAAGATCGGGCTCGTTGGGCGGAACGGAGCGGGCAAGACCACCCTTCTTCGGTTGCTCGCAGGCCTCGAGCCGCCCGATTCCGGCGAGATCATCATTTCGGAAGGCGTCCGGATGGGCGTGGTTGAGCAGGATCCGGTGTTCGATTCAAACGCGCCGCTCATCGAATGGGTATATACGGGCCTTCAGGAACTGCTCGACTTGGAGAGGGCAATAGCCGTGCTGTCGCGAGAGATGAGCGTGCCCGAGGTAGCCGATTCCCCCGCCAGGCTAAAGAAGGTCATGCGGGATTTCGCCGCTTTGACCGAGGAGTTCGAAAGACGGGATGGGTACTCGGTAGACAGCAGGGTTGCCGGCGTGTTGGCCGGCCTTGGCTTCTCCCCCGAGGACCGCGCGCGTCCTGTCGGGAGCTTCAGCGGAGGCGAAAGGACGAGGGCCGCGCTTGCCAGGGCCCTGCTTGCGCGACCTGAGGTGTTGTTGCTGGATGAGCCCACGAACCATTTGGACATCCCTGCAAGGGTCTGGCTGGAGGATTTCCTCGCGGACTATGACGGAACGGTGATCGTGATCTCCCATGACAGGCAGTTCCTTGATTGCGTCGCCTCGAGAATTCTGGAAATCGAGGACCACAAGCTGGTCGAGTTCGCGGGAAACTACTCGCGCTACGTGGAGGAGAAACGGAGGCGGCTCGCGCAGCAGGAGACAGCCTACGAGCTCCAGCAGAGAGAGATCGCGAGGCTGGAGGATGTGCTCAGGCGATACACCGCGCTTTCTGCGAGGAACAACAAGTTCGCGAGGCGGGCCGAGGATATCCGCAAGAAACTCGCCCGGGTGGAGCGTATTGAGAAACCGAACCTGAATCGAAAGAGCATGGGCTTTCTCCTGCCAACCGCGGGGCATAGCGGCGACAAGGTGCTGCAGGCAAAGGACCTCTCGATGAGATTCGGCGACAAAGTCCTCTTTCAAAACGCCAACATGGTGGTGAGACGTGGAGAGCACGTGGGGATCGTGGGCCGGAACGGAGCCGGGAAATCCACGCTATTGCATATCATCACCGGCCGCAAGGAACCCTCGGAAGGGTCCGTGCGCCTGGGGGCAGGCGTCGTGGTCGGGTACTATGACCAACAGCACGCGGATCTAGCGCCTGACAGAACCGTTCTCGAAGAGATCCTTGGATCGACCGGCATGAACCCGCAGGAGGCGCGAAACCTGCTCGGACGCTTTCTCTTCAGGGGGGACGACGTGTTCAAGCGCATTCGTGACCTGTCGGGGGGTGAGCGAAGCAGGGTCGAACTGGCGAGGATAATGGCGTCAGGATGTAACCTGCTTGTCATGGACGAGCCCACCAACCATTTGGATATCGAGTCCATAGAGGTGCTCGAGGACGCGCTGTCGGCATACGAGGGGACCCTTCTAGTCGTGTCCCACGACAGGTACTTCCTCGAGCGGGTCGCTGACAGGATCATCGAGGTCGAGAACGGGCGGATCGTGGACTACCCCGGGGGCTACGCGTATTATGTGGAGAAGAAGCTCGCCGGCGAGGCGGGCGGCAAGGGCGCGTCCGCGCCTGCCAGCGAGGAAGGGGGCACACGGGCTATTCCCTCGGGGCGGCGGCCGGGCAAGGCCCCGCGGCCGGCGAGGGCTGGGGCTGGTGAGGGGCCCGGCCGCGAGGAGGGTGGCTACCCGGACACGGACGTTCTGGAGAAGGAGATCATTGAGCTCGAGGCCGTCATCAAGCAGCTCAATGCCGAGCTTGCAGACCTCGAGATCTACCTCTACCCTGATCGCATGGCTGAGAAGGCGAGATGCCTCGCGGAGGCCGAGAGGCGGCTCGACGAGTGCTACAGGAGATGGGAGGCCTTGACGGGGGAGACAGTGTAG
- a CDS encoding ABC transporter ATP-binding protein yields MTNAHTALSVELKDVTKSFGRTRVVDNVNLHVEPGKLTTLLGPSGCGKTTTLRMIAGFYEPDSGEILIGDRRVDVLPAYLRNTAMVFQDYALFPHMSVFSNVAYGLRIRGVRPEEIKRRVNEALELVQLAGMGNRFPAQLSGGQQQRVALARALVIQPDALLLDEPLSNLDAKLREAVRSELRDIQQRIGITSIYVTHDQEEAFSLSDTVVVMNAGKVQQVGTPEDIYYRPANRFVAEFVGTTNLLSAVVLGVQRNRVTLATAGTTLVATTQERRFVPGQSVLLTVRPESVRIMTAPRHPGTGLRGEGEAAGVNVLPCQVTKATFLGSKARYTVRLSHGTLWTVDVSDPGTAVVSSGEALISFAAERTHVIAGEA; encoded by the coding sequence ATGACGAACGCGCACACTGCACTCTCCGTGGAGCTTAAGGATGTCACGAAGTCTTTCGGACGGACCCGGGTGGTCGACAACGTGAACCTTCACGTGGAGCCTGGGAAGCTCACGACCCTCCTTGGCCCGTCCGGGTGCGGCAAGACGACGACCTTGCGCATGATCGCAGGGTTCTACGAGCCCGATTCTGGCGAGATACTCATCGGGGACAGGCGCGTGGACGTGCTCCCCGCCTACCTTCGCAATACCGCCATGGTCTTCCAGGACTACGCGCTGTTTCCGCACATGAGCGTGTTCTCCAACGTGGCCTATGGCCTGCGAATCCGGGGCGTAAGGCCCGAGGAGATCAAGAGGCGGGTTAACGAGGCGCTCGAGCTCGTCCAATTGGCCGGGATGGGTAACCGCTTTCCCGCCCAGCTCTCCGGGGGACAACAGCAGCGCGTCGCGCTCGCGAGGGCCCTCGTCATCCAGCCGGACGCTCTCCTCTTGGACGAGCCTCTCTCAAACCTCGACGCCAAGCTCAGGGAGGCTGTGAGGAGCGAGCTCCGCGACATCCAGCAAAGGATCGGCATCACGTCCATTTACGTGACCCACGATCAAGAGGAGGCGTTCAGTCTCTCGGATACGGTGGTGGTCATGAACGCCGGCAAGGTCCAGCAGGTTGGCACGCCCGAGGACATCTACTACCGGCCTGCGAACCGTTTCGTGGCAGAATTCGTGGGCACGACGAACCTCCTGAGCGCCGTCGTGCTCGGCGTGCAACGCAACCGCGTGACGCTGGCGACCGCCGGAACCACCCTCGTCGCCACGACTCAGGAGCGACGCTTCGTCCCGGGTCAGAGCGTGCTCCTCACGGTGCGCCCGGAATCGGTACGGATCATGACAGCCCCACGCCATCCCGGGACAGGGCTCCGAGGAGAAGGTGAAGCGGCGGGGGTAAACGTGCTGCCGTGTCAAGTCACGAAAGCAACCTTCCTCGGGAGCAAGGCCAGGTACACCGTGCGTCTGTCTCACGGCACCCTCTGGACCGTGGACGTCAGCGACCCAGGCACTGCAGTCGTGTCGTCGGGTGAAGCCCTCATCTCGTTTGCAGCCGAGAGGACGCACGTCATCGCCGGCGAGGCCTAG
- a CDS encoding iron ABC transporter permease → METSITKAQQHMGQYNRTLTRARQIAREPALLFAVGGSVVLLALFLFLPLGKVLAMPGLADWLAYFETPRFVKATLNSLFMAVISTASATVLGFVFAYAVTYVEVPGSRFFRIIGLLPLMSPPFVTGLAFILLFGRRGLITWTLLGLRPDIYGWKGLWAVQTFAFFPTAYLSISSVLKAAGSSLEFAAVNLGARRWRVFRDIVLPLATPGIAGAALLVASEVLADFGNPMLIAGDFTVLATESYLELITNWSPARAAVLSTVLLVPALAVFLVQRSIVERRSFVTVTGKPIQGGRVGPAPWLKWGLAAFCLVVALFVVAIYGVILVCAFVKTWGADFTLTAYHFVMAVVHGKELLNSVMLSAMAAAFSALFTVVLAYVVQFKQVPGKAALDFAAVLPSAVPGTVLGIGYILAFNSGPLAMTGTALIIVTFMVFHYMAVGYRTASGMLKQIDRGIEEASTNLGAHSLRSFWSVMLPLMKPAFTTGLLYTFIRSMNSVSGPVFLISPSWKLASVSIINLADHGYWGQASSLGVAVVGSIFVVLGLARFILGEKVRLFEM, encoded by the coding sequence GTGGAAACCTCTATCACTAAAGCTCAACAACACATGGGACAGTACAACCGAACGCTGACCCGCGCCCGTCAGATCGCGCGCGAGCCCGCCTTGTTGTTCGCTGTCGGTGGCTCCGTGGTGCTTCTCGCGCTGTTTCTCTTCTTGCCCCTCGGCAAGGTGCTCGCTATGCCTGGCCTTGCCGACTGGCTCGCCTACTTCGAGACGCCTCGTTTCGTCAAGGCCACGCTGAACAGCCTATTCATGGCGGTCATATCGACGGCGTCCGCCACCGTGCTCGGATTTGTGTTCGCCTATGCCGTGACTTACGTCGAGGTCCCAGGAAGCCGCTTCTTCCGGATCATCGGGCTCTTGCCGCTCATGTCACCGCCGTTCGTCACCGGGCTTGCTTTCATACTCCTCTTCGGGCGGCGCGGCCTCATCACGTGGACCCTCCTCGGCCTGAGACCGGATATATACGGGTGGAAAGGCCTCTGGGCGGTGCAGACGTTCGCTTTCTTCCCCACGGCGTACCTCTCTATATCGTCCGTGCTCAAGGCCGCAGGTTCAAGCCTGGAATTCGCCGCCGTGAACCTCGGGGCGCGTCGGTGGCGTGTTTTCAGGGACATCGTGCTGCCGCTCGCCACCCCTGGCATCGCAGGCGCTGCTCTCCTGGTCGCATCTGAAGTCCTTGCCGACTTTGGAAACCCGATGCTCATCGCAGGCGACTTTACGGTGCTCGCCACCGAATCCTACCTCGAGCTCATCACCAACTGGAGCCCTGCCCGAGCGGCGGTGCTCTCAACGGTGTTGCTCGTGCCCGCGCTCGCGGTGTTCCTCGTCCAACGTTCAATCGTGGAGCGGCGTTCCTTCGTGACCGTGACCGGCAAGCCTATCCAGGGAGGACGCGTGGGACCGGCGCCCTGGCTAAAATGGGGGCTTGCGGCGTTCTGCCTGGTTGTCGCCCTCTTCGTGGTAGCGATATACGGGGTCATCCTCGTGTGCGCGTTCGTGAAGACCTGGGGTGCAGACTTCACGCTCACCGCGTACCATTTCGTCATGGCGGTGGTCCACGGGAAGGAGCTTCTCAACAGCGTCATGCTCTCCGCTATGGCCGCTGCATTCTCAGCTCTCTTCACGGTCGTCCTGGCTTACGTGGTCCAGTTCAAGCAAGTGCCCGGCAAGGCCGCGCTGGACTTCGCCGCGGTGCTGCCGTCGGCGGTCCCAGGCACCGTGCTCGGCATCGGATACATCCTCGCGTTCAACTCCGGGCCTCTCGCCATGACAGGGACGGCTCTGATAATCGTGACGTTCATGGTATTCCACTACATGGCGGTCGGTTACAGGACCGCGTCCGGAATGCTCAAACAGATAGACAGAGGGATCGAGGAGGCTTCCACGAACCTCGGTGCCCACAGCCTGAGGTCGTTCTGGTCGGTGATGCTGCCCCTGATGAAGCCGGCGTTCACCACAGGGCTGCTGTACACCTTCATAAGGTCGATGAACTCCGTGAGCGGCCCCGTTTTCCTCATATCCCCGTCTTGGAAACTAGCGTCGGTATCTATCATAAACCTTGCAGACCACGGCTACTGGGGCCAGGCGAGCTCCCTCGGGGTTGCGGTGGTCGGATCGATATTCGTTGTCCTGGGTTTGGCAAGGTTCATCCTGGGCGAGAAGGTCAGACTCTTCGAGATGTAG
- a CDS encoding sigma-54-dependent Fis family transcriptional regulator, which produces MSLGILVVDDDDSLRTAVTMILRGRGYLADAAAGAREALELLEKKHYDVVLVDLRMDGMSGLEAVPKIKAVAPRAVVIIMTAYGTIRTAVEAVRAGAFDYITKPFEMDELILVIEQGLKMRDLAEENARLRGRMLGRSPFPGMIGTSPAMRRVYEMIAKVAPYDVTVLIVGESGTGKELVAQAIHDNSARRDKPLVKLNCAAVPDTLLESELFGHEKGAFTGAQFQRPGKFEVADTGTIFLDEVGDMSPSMQAKLLRVIQEKEFERVGGHETIHVDVRILAATNKDLSQAVSNGTFREDLYYRLNIVTIALPPLRERVEDIPLLVQHFVQMFNTAFHKDFEGPSPEAMDLLMKYHWPGNVRELKNVIEQAVLLGTGSRITPEHLPATVRERAERKNASIKSMERDHIQKVLESCGWNQRKAAEVLGIHRNTLRRKLEEFSITPPAGSP; this is translated from the coding sequence GTGTCTCTGGGGATACTCGTGGTAGACGATGATGATAGTCTCCGCACAGCCGTCACCATGATACTCCGGGGACGGGGCTATCTGGCCGACGCCGCTGCGGGAGCCCGAGAGGCCCTCGAGCTTCTCGAGAAGAAGCATTACGATGTCGTGCTCGTCGACCTTCGCATGGATGGGATGAGCGGCCTGGAGGCTGTTCCAAAGATCAAGGCCGTGGCCCCCCGGGCTGTGGTGATCATCATGACCGCGTACGGCACGATAAGAACAGCAGTCGAGGCCGTCCGTGCCGGGGCGTTCGACTATATCACGAAGCCCTTCGAGATGGACGAGCTCATTCTCGTGATAGAACAGGGCCTGAAAATGAGGGACCTCGCCGAAGAAAACGCCCGGTTACGCGGCAGGATGCTCGGGAGGAGCCCGTTCCCCGGCATGATCGGAACGTCCCCGGCGATGCGGCGGGTGTACGAGATGATTGCCAAAGTAGCTCCGTATGACGTTACCGTCCTCATCGTCGGCGAGTCGGGCACGGGCAAGGAGCTCGTGGCCCAGGCCATCCACGACAACAGCGCCAGGCGCGACAAGCCACTCGTCAAGCTGAACTGCGCTGCTGTGCCCGACACCCTCCTCGAGAGCGAGCTCTTCGGCCACGAGAAGGGCGCGTTCACAGGCGCGCAATTTCAAAGGCCCGGCAAGTTCGAGGTGGCAGATACTGGGACGATCTTCCTGGACGAAGTGGGGGACATGAGCCCCTCGATGCAGGCCAAGCTCCTCCGTGTGATCCAAGAGAAAGAATTCGAGCGCGTCGGCGGTCACGAGACCATCCATGTCGATGTGAGGATCCTGGCTGCAACCAACAAAGACCTCAGCCAGGCGGTTTCGAACGGCACCTTCAGGGAGGACCTGTACTATCGTCTGAACATCGTGACCATCGCCCTTCCGCCGCTGCGGGAGCGCGTCGAAGATATACCTCTCCTCGTTCAACACTTCGTCCAAATGTTCAACACCGCGTTTCACAAGGACTTCGAAGGGCCCTCGCCGGAGGCGATGGACCTCTTGATGAAGTACCATTGGCCGGGAAACGTCCGGGAGCTCAAGAACGTCATCGAGCAAGCAGTCCTCCTGGGCACAGGAAGCCGGATCACCCCGGAGCACCTTCCGGCCACGGTGCGCGAGCGTGCCGAGCGCAAGAACGCTTCCATAAAATCCATGGAGCGCGACCACATTCAGAAAGTCCTCGAGAGCTGCGGCTGGAACCAAAGGAAGGCTGCGGAGGTCCTCGGCATTCACAGGAACACATTGAGACGAAAACTCGAGGAGTTCAGCATAACTCCTCCCGCTGGCTCACCATAG
- a CDS encoding ABC transporter substrate-binding protein has product MRNRALGRCIAAAIVAVMLLGLCTALAAAQGSRELVVYVTFHENEAKRLFSLFEKETGIKVKYLALATGQAVARVEAEAASPQADIFLGAGAENHEAMKMKGLLAKYVSPEAAKIPAAFKDKDGYWTGIYLGPVAIIVNKDRFDAECKPKNVPMPQTWKDLLRPEFKDEVVMPDPQLSSTGYTFLASYLQKYGEAEGWAFFEQLDKNVNHYTKKGLAPAQLVATGEFLVGINFLHDQLLMQKAGFNVEIIVPKGAGWEIGSVSIIKGGPNPENAKKFIDFVIGQKAQQLHTDLTMRIPTRPDVELPPGVKPLSEMDIFEGFDVIKAAADKDALLSVWSKKFAR; this is encoded by the coding sequence ATGAGAAACCGTGCTCTGGGTCGCTGTATAGCTGCAGCCATCGTAGCCGTTATGCTGCTCGGCCTTTGCACCGCGCTTGCCGCGGCGCAGGGGTCGCGGGAACTCGTCGTGTACGTCACTTTCCACGAGAATGAGGCGAAGCGTCTTTTCTCCCTCTTCGAGAAGGAGACCGGCATCAAAGTGAAGTACCTGGCGCTCGCGACGGGCCAGGCCGTAGCGAGAGTGGAGGCTGAGGCGGCCTCGCCTCAGGCAGACATCTTCCTCGGGGCGGGCGCGGAGAACCACGAAGCGATGAAGATGAAGGGTCTTCTCGCGAAGTACGTCTCGCCGGAGGCGGCGAAGATCCCTGCGGCGTTCAAAGACAAGGATGGGTACTGGACCGGGATTTATCTAGGGCCCGTGGCGATCATCGTAAACAAGGACCGGTTTGACGCGGAATGCAAGCCGAAGAACGTTCCAATGCCGCAGACATGGAAGGACCTGCTCCGACCGGAATTCAAAGATGAGGTCGTGATGCCTGATCCACAGCTCTCGAGCACGGGGTACACCTTCCTCGCCTCCTACCTCCAGAAGTACGGCGAGGCCGAGGGATGGGCGTTCTTCGAACAGCTGGACAAGAACGTGAACCACTACACGAAGAAGGGGCTCGCTCCGGCCCAGCTCGTCGCGACCGGCGAGTTCCTCGTGGGCATCAATTTCCTCCATGATCAGCTCCTCATGCAGAAGGCCGGGTTCAACGTGGAGATCATCGTGCCGAAGGGCGCTGGGTGGGAGATCGGGTCTGTCTCCATCATCAAGGGCGGCCCCAACCCGGAGAACGCCAAGAAGTTCATCGACTTCGTGATAGGCCAGAAGGCACAGCAATTGCATACCGACCTCACCATGAGGATCCCCACACGCCCGGACGTCGAGCTGCCGCCCGGTGTGAAGCCCCTGTCTGAGATGGATATCTTTGAGGGTTTCGACGTGATCAAGGCCGCTGCGGACAAGGACGCTCTCCTGAGCGTGTGGAGCAAGAAGTTCGCCCGTTGA